One region of Asterias rubens chromosome 5, eAstRub1.3, whole genome shotgun sequence genomic DNA includes:
- the LOC117291005 gene encoding uncharacterized protein LOC117291005: protein MSLTLFFVVAISVSAVSSLETCWVCDSAVSGYSDCLGNSQDTSALLANHPTWTDSCDNGCAKAKFQDNGQIFRGCFVGNEIGKELCKTPEGVCASDDNSGRRFCLHCCHGNKCNGAGTLTMSLAAAMTTILAAIVLKA, encoded by the exons TCTCTGCTGTGTCCAGTTTGGAAACATGTTGGGTGTGTGACAGTGCAGTTTCTGGCTACAGCGATTGCCTAGGCAACAGTCAGGATACATCGGCATTGCTTGCTAATCATCCAACTTGGACCGATTCATGTGACAATGGATGCGCG AAAGCGAAGTTTCAAGACAACGGCCAGATATTCAGAGGTTGTTTCGTTGGAAACGAAATCGGGAAAGAACTTTGCAAAACTCCTGAAGGTGTTTGCGCTAGCGACGACAACTCAGGACGTCGATTCTGCCTTCATTGCTGCCATGGCAACAAGTGCAACGGTGCAGGTACTCTCACGATGAGTCTGGCTGCGGCTATGACTACGATCCTGGCTGCGATTGTTCTCAAGGCTTAG